GTTGCACTGTGTATAGAGATAGGGACTTGTCTTATTGTAACAACGTGGTATTTGAATCCTTCTGATTATGTTATAAGTATTCTACTATTTCAACAATGTATCTTTGGACTTTCTCTTCTACACCTCCTTAGGTGTCATACAGTTGAAACTCTTTATcttgaattccaagggatcgagtgttttacttcgagataactgAAAATCGACTTAGAATGATATTTTATGCGTGAGTATTTGGGACAGGACTTGATTATGTCTTTGAGAAATCTGGAATTTCTAGATAAGTGAGTTTGCAGTATCGAGTTTTAACTGTGTTTTCTCAAGTTCAGTTACAAGTATCGTTAATGGAAAGTATAACACTTCTTGTATTAAACTGGCACAATAGAGTATGAGTAATGACTAACCAGACAAAAATCGGGCTTGCAAAATTTTGTTATAGTAAGAACTTATTaagccccccttcgaagaaggaggggtataatgttttgcagatgttggaaAGTCGAttggtctgtcggtatgtagaccaagccgtttccggatgataactcaagaacgcttgggcctaggatcatgaaagttgatagggaggttggtcatgaccagcagatgacccctattgattttgaggtcaatagattaaaggtcaaggtcacagtgacccagaaaagtgaaacagtttccggatgataactcaagaacgcttgggcctaggatcatgaactttgatagggaggttggtcatgaccagcagatgacccctattgattttgaggtcaatagattaaaggtcaaggtcacagtgacccagaaaagtgaaacagtttccggatgataactcaagaacgcttgggcctaggatcatgaaagttgatagggaggttgatcttgaCTAGCAAataacccctattgatgttgaggtcagtaggtcaaaggtcaaggtcacagtgaccgagaacagtgaaacggtttccggatgataactcaagaactcttgggcttaggatcatgaaagttgatagggaggttggtcataaccagcagatgatccctattgatttgaggtcagtaggtcaaaggtcaaggtctcagtgacccaaagcagttaaaccgtttccggacaataacttgagaacacttgggcctaggattacgaaacttgatagggaggttgattatgactagcaaatgacccctactgattttgaggtcaataggtcaaaggtcaaggtcacattgacccagaacagtagaactttctTGTACAGTCaccatataatttctgtttccaattactgaatacatcaaggggggcatttcgtgttctatgagctcttgtgtTTGTACCTATTTTttagttcatctgattttttgaaaaaaaaagatgagttattgtcatcacttgattggcgtcggcgttgcctggttaagttttatgtttaggtcagcttttctcctaaactatcaaagctattgctttgaaacttgcaacacttgttaatcatcataagctgaccctgtacatcaagaaacataactccatcctgctttatgcaagaattattgcccctttttgacttagaaaatcagttttcttggttaagttttatgtttatgtcagcttttctcctaaactgtcaaagctattgctttaaaacttgcaacacttgttcaccatcataagctgaccctgtacagcaagaaacataactccatcctgctttttgcaagatttatggccccttttggacttagaaaatatcagatttattggttaagttctatgtttaggtcaacattttctcttaaactatcaaagctattgctttgaaacttgcaacactagttcaccatcataagctgatcctgtacatcaagaaacataactccatcctgcttttttcaagaattattgccccttttggacttagaaaatctgttttcttggttgagtaatatgtttaagtcagcttttctcataaactgtcaaatctattgctttaaaacttgcaacacttgttcaccatcataagctgaccatgtacagcaagaaacataaccctgtcctgctttttgcaagacttatggccccttttggacttagaaaatatcagatttattggttaagttttatgtttaggtcagcttttctcctaaactattcaagctattgctttgaaacttgcaacagttgttcaccatcataagctgactatgtacatcaagaaacataactctatcctgccttttgcaagaattatggccctttttggacttagaaaatcatgggttggacaatttttctattatacaaaaaaaaatcagatgagcgtcagcacccgcaaggcggtgctcttgttaaaacattatatgagccgtgccatgagaaaaccaacatagtgggtttgcgaccagcatggatccagaccagcctgcgcatccgcgcagtctggtcaggatccatgctgttcgctaacagtttctataattgcaataggctttgaaagcgaacagcatggatcctgaccagactgcgtggatgcgcaggctggtctggatccatgctggtcgcaaacccactatgttggttttctcatggcgcggctcatatgttaaaaACAAGATATTTGTACCCTAAAATCCAAGAAGAGGTCATGTAATACATCAGAAGTATTTGATATGCTTGTTGTCTCTCCAGGGCCAGTTGTAGAAGTTGATGAAGCAGATGACACATTGAGTGATGATGAAGAGCCGAAGGAAGAACAGATACCATCACTGCCACCAACTACAGAGCCTCCGCGTTCCCCACCACCTGTCACAGCGGAGCCGAGGGAACAGACTATATCAGAACAGAAGGAGGAAGAAGAGTCAGATAAAGTGGAGAAAACTCCAGAAGGACAGAAAGAAGAAGCAAAAGAGGAACAAAGTGAACAAAAGCAAGTAGAACAGACAGAAGAAAAGAAGGAAGGTGAGACTCAATTTTAATTCTTtgcattttatatatatcttGCAAATCATTCTTTTCAGACATGTTTATACTATGACATAATGCATTTTGAGATTACACAGTATCTTCAGTGGGAATATTGTGGTAGGGatcacaggtgctagacacataatcaaatattttacttaatcagGCCTATATTATATAAGCTATATATGTATGTAAGATATCTTAGTCTAGCATCTGTGGTAGGGATGGGATGGGCAGATATTACAGTGTCTTTGAACACAATCATTACTCAcaaatggtaaaatgaatttgtAATATATCAGCTTTTTGTTCTTTACCAGCTTTAAGAACAAAAATTGGAAAACAAGTGGTTTGATAGTtaattgtcattttttaaaagaatttacaaGTATTGATGGATATTTTCGAAAATAACTGTTGTTGcttaatatttatacatattcTAAGTGCCACAGATATATTATTTCACAGTACAGTGGAAACCCCCCAAACCGGATCTTCCTAAAACCGGAATCCACCAGATATCGGACATTTCTGTCGGTCCCGAATTTTCCccttatatttttataagaaaactaTCTCCCTAAAACCGGATCTTCCAGATTCCAGAAACCGGACGAAAATCGGCAGAAATTTAGtaattttcaatgtattttcatCTCCGAAAACCGGATCTAAAAAAATTTCCATGACCTCGGGTCAAACTAATTTCAGTGACAGTGTATTGCAAGGAGTTTTCGAAGCCGTGTCACTCAGCCTGTGTATTGTGTAGATATGTCAGACAGTATGGCGTTAGAAATGTGCAAATGTGAAATTGCAAGTTAATGATGCGTTTGATTTATGCCGAGGGTAATTGTCGTTGATTAATTTCACCGAAGGTTGTTATCAGATTTTACTATGAAAGAATAGATTAACGGTAATTTACCGAATTAACAATTTagtttgaaagttttaaacacaaacaatcaaattaaaaatgcaaAGGTGATAATTAAACGAAAATTATGCACAAAAAGGCCGCGCTTAATTACTCAATAAGctaggaaacattttttttcaattcagcaTGTTATTGTCGGCAAATTGTGAATAAAAGAATGATTGCCGACACCCAAGAAACATTAAATAATTACAAGAGATTAATCAAAtaagtttatttttgtttgtagcgGATGTTTAGTAACCGATAAAATTTCAAAGACTGTGTTGTCATTGCACGGTAATTAACAATTTCGCAAGTCCTtctcctaaaaaaaaaaaagttgaaaaacggATATTTTAACTACATGTTCCCTtgcatatacagaaaaaaaaattcatagtGTACCAAAGGGCAATGCCTGCATGACACAGCAGAAAACATCAGCAGCTATATAAAGGCTCTAACACTACAAATCAAGAATATCTTCCCCAAACCAgatcctctgaaaaccggaattTTTAGTCAGTCCCAAGCTAAAATGTCCGGTTTAAGGGGTTTCCACAGTGTTTATTTCTGTTTGGTTGCTTTCATTGTCATTATTGCTTCTCATGTACACCAAAATAGCTAATTCACGTGTATATAGCATTTCCTTCTCTATACCAAatgttatcaaatatattttgttatattctcTATAATATTTGCATTTGTACCTGTGTAATAGAATCTGCTAATATATAAATAGTTTCCAAATAAGTCACTTTCGGGACTTGAGATTAGTAAAGATTTTAGAGgaagatgacctatatttgtaCAGACAACACTGGTAACTTATTTTCGAAATCCTTAAATATTTACCATGAGATATATCCAAACCGCTAGTTTTTGTGAATAACAGAAAAAGTTCATATTAGAAATAGACAAAAAGACAACTATTGATTTGGTTCCTTATTTGTTGAAAGGTTTTCCTGTAGCCAACagaaatgtatgtattgttttgcAAAGTTTTTACAAACAGATGCAAGTATTAGAAAAATTAAATATCCGTTTATCGATAAGGATACTCCAAAACGTACATTTCAGATGCAAAATTTATAGAGATTAAACAGCGGTTAACCTTGTACACATGCTTGAAAATTTGTTTTGCCATTTATAAAATAGCAGAAGGTGAAAAAGAAGCTAAGCCTGAGGAAACTACTGAACAAGCAGAACAGAAAACTGAAGAGACAGCTAAGGAGGGAGagagtgaagaaaagaaggaagaaggtcaggaaaaacaaaaaactgaaactgaagaAAAACCAGCAGAACAAAAAGCAGAGGATCCTAAAGTAGAGGAAACTAAAGAAAAGGAGGATAAAACAGAAGAAACGAAACCAGAAGAAACCAAAGAAGGTGAAACCACAGAAAAGGATACTGAAGCTAAGAAGGCAGAGCCTGTGGAGCAGAAATCAGAAACAAAGGAAGGGGAGACAAGTACAGATTTGCCTGATCAGGGACCAGAACCAGCATCAACAGGGGAGGTAACTGAAGAACAAAAGGCAGATACAGAGGAAAAAGAAAAAGAGGGAGAAATTGAAGCAGGTAGTTTTATTGTTGAAGATCTAAATGCTACTTATTGAGTTTAACATCGAGTAAAAGGTGATTGCTCAGGAATGCTTGCTGAGAATTCTGATAGTGTATTTATTTTAGGGAATACCACCGCAGGCTATTACCAAGCCATTTTTCCAGACCccagcttttattttatttaaagattgAGTTTCTGCTTTGTGctttcaattactttaaaaatttgtgtctgttgtaaaaaaaagttatatctGTTTTACTCAAACCTTAGCTTTCCACCTTTCTTATTTCTGTTGTGGCTTTGTTGAAATAGTATTGTTTATATTGCGTGGTTATAATATCATtctgtataataatttaaaatcatgTATACACACTTTCCAACCATGGGCTTATATTATTGCTAATTATTGCACAAATTCCTGATGTAAGTtgctggtccatagtttgtgctataatGTTTGGTCAATATTCAACACATGTATAATGGGCTAAAATGAAAACttggaaaaacattttgataccatataattaaacatttgccATCAGTCCTTTATACCCCAAGCATATAATTTTTGACTATTGGTTAGCAAGCAGTTGAACATGTCTATATTATATTGTGTTGTGGATAAAAACCAAACATGCTGTCAATTTACAGTTTACTAATATTCCAACATTTTGGTTGTATATGCTTCTTCAGGGAATGAaaataataatctttttttttaaatattggacTGGAATTATAAATATTCTTTGCCAACAAAagtaaatgcttttatttttagctcacatgtcacaaagtgacagtgtgagcttttgtgatcgcgcagcgtccgtccgtacgtccgtgcgtgcgtgcgtgcgtaaacttttgcttgtgaccactctagaggtcacatttttcatgggatctttatgaaagttggtcagaatgttcatcttgatgatatctaggtcaagttcgaaactgggtcaactgcggtcaaaaactaggtcagtaggtctaaaaatagaaaaaccttgtgacctctctagaggccatatttttcaatggatcttcatgaaagttagttagaatgttcaccttgatgatatctaggtcaagtttgaaactgggtcacgtgccattaaaaactaggtcagtaggttaaataatagaaaaacgttgtgacctctctagaggccttatttttccatggatcttcatgaaagttggtctgaatgttcattttgatgatatctaggtcaagtttgaaactgggtcacgtgctgtccaaaactaggtcagtaggtctaaaaatagaaaaaccttgtgacctctctagaggccatatttttcaatggatcttcatgaaaattggtcagaatgttcatcttgatgatatctaggtcaagttcgaaactgggtcacgtgcagtccaaaactaggtcattaggtctaaaaatagaaaaaccttgtgacctccctagaggccatatttttcaatggatcttcatgaaaattagtcagtatgtttatcttgatgatatctaggccatattcgaaagtgggtcacgtgcggtcaaaagctaggtcagtaggtttaaaaatagaaaaaccttgtgacctccctagaggccatatttttcaatggatcttcatgaaaattggtcagaatgttcatcttgatgatatctaggccatgttcgaaagtgagtcacgtgcggtcaaaaactaggtcagtagttctaaaaatagaaaaatcttgtgacctccctagaggccatatttttaaattgatattcatgaaaattagtcagaatgttcatcttgatgatatctaggtcaagttcgaaactgggtcatgtgcggtcaaaaactaggtcattaggtctaaaaatagaaaaaccttgtgacctctctagaggccatatttttcaatggatcttcatgaaagttagttagaatgttcaccttgatgatatctaggtcaagtttgaaactgggtcacgtgccattaaaaactaggtcagtaggttaaataatagaaaaacgttgtgacctctctagaggccttatttttccatggatcttcatgaaagttggtctgaatgttcattttgatgatatctaggtcaagtttgaaactgggtcacgtgctgtccaaaactaggtcagtaggtctaaaaatagaaaaaccttgtgacctctctagaggccatatttttcaatggatcttcatgaaaattggtcagaatgttcatcttgatgatatctaggtcaagttcgaaactgggtcacgtgcagtccaaaactaggtcattaggtctaaaaatagaaaaaccttgtgacctccctagaggccatatttttcaatggatcttcatgaaaattagtcagtatgtttatcttgatgatatctaggccatattcgaaagtgggtcacgtgcggtcaaaagctaggtcagtaggtttaaaaatagaaaaaccttgtgacctccctagaggccatatttttcaatggatcttcatgaaaattggtcagaatgttcatcttgatgatatctaggccatgttcgaaagtgagtcacgtgcggtcaaaaactaggtcagtagttctaaaaatagaaaaaccttgtgacctccctagaggccatatttttaaattgatattcatgaaaattagtcagaatgttcatcttgatgatatctaggtcaagttcgaaactgggtcacgtgcggtcaaaaactaggtcattaggtctaaaaatagaaaaaccttgtgacctctctagaagccatatttttccatggatcttcatgaaagttggtctgaatgttcactttgatgatatctaggtcaagttcgaaagtgggtcatatgcgttcaaaaactaggtcattagatctaaaaatagaaaaaccttgtgacctctctagaggccttatttttcaatggatcttcatgaaaattagtcagaatgttcaccttgatgatatcttggtcaagttcgaaagtggatgacgtgtggtcaaaaactaggccattaggtctaaaaatagaaaaaccttgtgacctctctagaggccatacttttcatgagatcttcatgaaaattggtcagaatgttcaccttgatgatatctaggtcaagttcgaaactgggtcacgtgcctttaaaaactaggtccttaggtcaattaatagaaaaaccttgtgacctctctagaggccgtacttttcatgagatcttcatgaatattggtgagaatgttcaccttgatggtatctaggacaggttcgaaactgggtcaagtgccttcaaaaactaggtcattaggtcagataatagaaaaaccttgtgagctctctagaggccatatttttcaatgaatcttcatgaaacttggtcagaatttttatctcgatatctaggtcaagttcaaaactgggtcacatgagcttaaatactaggtcactatgtcaaataatagaaaaaaacgacgtcatactcagttcaaaactgggtcatgtggggacaggtgagcgattcaacCTACTGGCTttaatttctgcattttttaatgatttcacaaacAACTAGTGATTCATTTCCTTCCTCTCATTTAGTCATCTTCAACTACACACACTACATACTGAATAAATTACTGTAACTCTAGATCTTACAACATTGCTAATCTTTCTTAGCAAGTTCAAATATACGTATAGTATGGCAGTATAGATGGATATTAAAGCTTTGGAGCTTTCCCTGATTTTAAAATGGTGTGTAAGTTTTGACTGTGTCCAACAATTAGTTCATTAAATGTctgtttatatcaataaattgtCTTGCCCACACCTTTATCAGTCTCATACAACAATTGAAACTATCTTCAACAAATAGCAAATTTAAATCCTGCTAGCTGACCAATCGAAACACTTGTATTATTTGATGAGAACCGactatttttaaacacaaaatcgACACCTTCAGCAGAGCATTTCGATTTTCCGCCTTTTCCATAGTAACCGTTATCTGCCTTTATTGTGAGAATCATATGATATTCTTCATCTGCATTCAGTCTTACACCATAGGAgccattttcattttcaactcCTATTTCGTATGTTGGTTTGGTTACCTTGCATCCAATATTTGCTTCTGTTGACGAAATTATATTATTCCTTTCATCTTGAATTTCCAGCAACACTTCCATATTGCCGTCAACTTTGCAATTTCCGTAAACGTATATAAAATCAATTCTTACATCTTGACTCGCTTCAACTACAACAGCATCTTTCTTGTTGCCACGGTAACCCCAACCAATACCACGTTCGGGAAAACGCTGAATGTATCCCTGTTTTGCCCCGGTCAATGGATGCACAATTGGAATATCAGGATCATTGACGAAGCTACCCGACATGGAAGCATCCATAGGCGTTTCCTTGGTTGGTGAATATCTAAAGGGACTACTTGGAGCTGCACGTTCCTTTGTTTTAAAGGTAATGTCTGTAACTTTCTTAGGATTTAAATAATACTTCAAAATATGAACCTCTTCAGTATCTGTTAGCAAACCCTTCTCTGATATATTTTCGGTGAAATAATCTTGACTTAGCAGTGGGAATCTTATATCGAATATCGCATCCTCTAGTACTACTCTCTGATTTTGTCCGTTAACATCCAATCTTCTCATTTCACATTCCTTTGATGCCCATAACAGGACAGCCGTGCATATAATTTCTTCATTCAACACCAGTCTATCATGTGCAAGAAGTTCTTTTAAGAATGAAAGCGGCAAAGTCTGGAATGTTCCGCTCTGGAAAATCGCCTCTGCATTTTCGAATGCATATTCAAGACATTTGAATTTTATTAAATCTGTCATATGTTTTTCATTCTTTCTGACAAATGGACAGAACTCATCCACAAGCATGCCCTCAAGCTGTGTAGCAACCAGGGACTTAATTAGTTCACTGACTTTGTATTTCTCTGCCAAGGCAAGTACTTTTACACTACTTATCCCTGTGATATTAAGTGCGCCTGTATACAAAAACCTGAAATACAGaacaaacataaatttaaagAGTAACCAAACAAAAATGCCATGATAACCCTACATTGCTCACCTGTTAATCTCTGTTAATCACCTGTTAATCTCTGTTAATCACCTGTTGATCTTTGAATCATCAGTATAatcattctgacccagtttcatgaagatagggtcataaatgtgacctctagagtgttaacaagattttccttgatttgagcaggtgacctagtttttgacccccatgacccagttttgaacttggcctagaatcatcaggataatcattctgaccaagtttcatgaagataaggtcataaatgtggcctcaagacaGGGTTGCCACTTCGttgagaatatatttttttaatgaaattccctgactaaaccatacttttcacttACCATTACCGCCATATTTTTTCGgcctcctcctcctcccctatTTTGTTTCAGGCAAGGGTTGCAAAGCCtttaagtctttaaaattcataggttaacataaaaatgaaatcgATTCAAACACATCTAAGTTATGCttatacacaattacaccaaaGTGGGCTTGGAAATACTTATTAAATACTGCTCGAAGACTGCCATAGCAACTAACATTTCTAACacggacagaatttttccatttctaaaatttaattttaattttcccCTGACCATAATCAAAATTTCCTGACAATTCACTGACTTTGAAGAAAACCACAccattttccctgacttttcaaggtaagaCTAGTCGCAACCCTGtcaagagtattaacaagcttttccttagatttcaccagatgaccttgtttttaaccccatatgacccagtttttgaacatGGCATGGaatcatgaagattaacattgtgacaaagtttcattaagatagggtcataaatgtggcctctagggtgttaacaagcttttcctttgatttgacttggtgacttagttttggaccccacatgGCCCATTCTTAAACTTGgagcaagtctgtatcaaatcaaagcataaatgaaacctctatatggctgaaagagtcaaaatagaaacttttgcccctctagaacccatgatggaatctagcagGTTTTAaaaaggaacccagatcttattGTGAAATAAGtttgtgtaagtgtggttaaaatcaaatgtaaaatgtcacttcttttgtgtttacaaggtaaaaattaacaaatttttgttCTTTCAGGGGTCAATAAAGGATCATATCTTGGGCATCTATGATCGGAtatgacagattcatcatggagtCCAAAAAGATATTTTGCATCAAATTAAACCACAAATAAGGTccctatatgactgcaaaagccaataTAGCaagttttggccctttaaggggccataactctggaacccatgataagatctggccagttttcaaaaggaaccaagatgttatgccaatacaagttgtttgcaagtttgattaaaattgactgcaaaatgtggtctctatccaCAGGAAACATGTGTGAATCTAGGGAGAGCAGTCTCCCCTAACCAAGATACTCATTGACCAGAAATACAGGAAACAGTCTTTGCTTGTGGATAACATCAGCTGTGAGAACTAAACTTAGAAAATGGCATCCTAGTTAGTAACTACTGCTTTCATAGAAGATCAACCAGAAAATTATGATTTGACAGCACATTACCATAACTTACAACTTCAGAtccttttaaataatttacaagCATTCTTCACAGTTGTATTTAACATTACATTGTAATGTATCTTTGTAAAAACTAACTAAACTTACTCTAGAAAACAAGAGAATTCTTCTGGCTGAAACTCTGATAACTGAATCTCTCGTTCCGGT
The genomic region above belongs to Mercenaria mercenaria strain notata chromosome 12, MADL_Memer_1, whole genome shotgun sequence and contains:
- the LOC123534378 gene encoding BTB/POZ domain-containing protein 2-like; translation: MGSQTVPLFEDWQSKTPYPHSIWRLFQEQIGCDVVFEVGPDLERIGAHSTILMSRSCVLLSEFAAGVPEREIQLSEFQPEEFSCFLEFLYTGALNITGISSVKVLALAEKYKVSELIKSLVATQLEGMLVDEFCPFVRKNEKHMTDLIKFKCLEYAFENAEAIFQSGTFQTLPLSFLKELLAHDRLVLNEEIICTAVLLWASKECEMRRLDVNGQNQRVVLEDAIFDIRFPLLSQDYFTENISEKGLLTDTEEVHILKYYLNPKKVTDITFKTKERAAPSSPFRYSPTKETPMDASMSGSFVNDPDIPIVHPLTGAKQGYIQRFPERGIGWGYRGNKKDAVVVEASQDVRIDFIYVYGNCKVDGNMEVLLEIQDERNNIISSTEANIGCKVTKPTYEIGVENENGSYGVRLNADEEYHMILTIKADNGYYGKGGKSKCSAEGVDFVFKNSRFSSNNTSVSIGQLAGFKFAIC